In one Halosimplex halophilum genomic region, the following are encoded:
- a CDS encoding DUF7519 family protein, with amino-acid sequence MSVVRRPARESVWIALAPGVVAVLGLAVNLGSFVAAAAGLAVVGFGTDRASRTLVTVGSGLIFAGVLAAGARGAPPAVLLLVTAATVVTWTTAEHVVGLAEHLGRDAPVQRSVLVHLGGATLTTLVAGGIALGVFLLSTGTLTAGTLVFLLVGSALLLYALEP; translated from the coding sequence GTGAGCGTCGTCCGCCGCCCCGCCCGCGAGTCGGTGTGGATCGCCCTCGCGCCGGGGGTCGTCGCCGTCCTCGGCCTCGCGGTCAACCTCGGATCGTTCGTCGCCGCCGCGGCCGGCCTCGCCGTCGTCGGCTTCGGGACCGACCGGGCCTCGCGGACGCTCGTGACCGTCGGGAGCGGCCTGATCTTCGCCGGCGTCCTCGCCGCCGGCGCCCGCGGCGCGCCGCCGGCCGTCCTGCTGCTCGTCACCGCCGCGACGGTCGTCACCTGGACCACCGCCGAGCACGTCGTCGGCCTCGCCGAACACCTCGGGCGCGACGCCCCCGTCCAGCGGTCGGTGCTCGTCCACCTCGGCGGCGCGACGCTCACTACGCTGGTGGCCGGCGGGATCGCTCTGGGCGTCTTCCTGCTGTCGACCGGCACGCTCACGGCCGGGACGCTGGTCTTCCTGCTGGTCGGC